In Endozoicomonas sp. GU-1, one DNA window encodes the following:
- a CDS encoding FmdB family zinc ribbon protein — protein MPIYEYQCEQCSEVTEAIQKFGDAPLRDCPVCGQAALKKLLSAPAFRLKGGGWYETDFKGGSKKNLSSSDNHCPGKDSKSSCAGCSATSQ, from the coding sequence ATGCCGATCTATGAGTATCAGTGTGAGCAATGCTCCGAAGTGACGGAAGCGATTCAAAAATTCGGTGATGCACCGTTGCGTGATTGCCCGGTCTGTGGTCAGGCCGCACTGAAGAAGCTGTTAAGCGCGCCTGCCTTCAGGCTGAAAGGTGGTGGTTGGTATGAAACCGACTTCAAAGGAGGCAGTAAGAAAAACCTGTCTTCCAGTGATAACCACTGTCCTGGCAAAGACAGCAAGAGCAGTTGTGCCGGTTGCTCTGCAACCAGTCAATAA
- a CDS encoding SlyX family protein, producing MQDELLELQTQLSFQEDTIAQLNEVVTRQQKDIDRLTEAMAQLKKQFEEMVAEQLESQEELPPPHY from the coding sequence ATGCAAGATGAACTGCTTGAACTGCAAACCCAGTTGAGTTTTCAGGAGGATACGATTGCTCAATTGAATGAAGTGGTTACCCGGCAGCAGAAAGATATTGACCGGTTAACAGAAGCCATGGCGCAACTGAAAAAGCAATTTGAAGAGATGGTGGCTGAACAGCTGGAAAGCCAGGAAGAGTTACCTCCTCCCCACTATTGA
- a CDS encoding HIT domain-containing protein has product MSSFELDPQLARDCVVIGDFPVCRLLLMNDSQYPWFILVPRIQGVEEIYQLDEAAQQQLLFESSYLAEMLQVLFCADKMNVAALGNVVRQLHVHHVVRFTADAAWPAPVWGRHPARPYTDEQLAEVMHKLKTGITDMPSFQWA; this is encoded by the coding sequence GTGAGTAGCTTTGAACTGGATCCCCAGCTGGCAAGAGACTGTGTGGTTATTGGTGATTTTCCTGTTTGTCGCCTTTTGCTAATGAACGATAGCCAGTATCCCTGGTTTATCCTGGTTCCCCGTATCCAAGGGGTGGAAGAGATTTATCAGTTGGATGAGGCGGCCCAGCAACAGCTGCTTTTTGAATCCTCATATCTGGCAGAAATGCTGCAGGTGCTGTTCTGTGCAGACAAGATGAATGTGGCCGCGTTGGGTAACGTGGTTCGACAGCTGCATGTGCATCATGTCGTCCGTTTCACGGCGGATGCTGCCTGGCCAGCGCCGGTGTGGGGCAGGCATCCAGCCCGGCCTTATACGGATGAACAGCTCGCAGAGGTGATGCACAAGCTGAAAACGGGCATTACCGATATGCCTTCTTTCCAGTGGGCTTGA
- a CDS encoding HU family DNA-binding protein, with amino-acid sequence MAGKKAPAIKEKYSKTQMLAEIAENTGLSRKQVSAVMDELSELVERHIKKRGCGEFTLPGLLKIVTKKKPAQKAKKGVPNPFKPGELMDVPAKPASIQVKVRPLKKLKEFAAS; translated from the coding sequence ATGGCTGGGAAAAAAGCACCCGCAATCAAGGAAAAATACAGCAAAACCCAGATGCTGGCAGAAATTGCCGAGAATACCGGGCTTAGCAGAAAGCAGGTCAGTGCGGTAATGGATGAACTGAGTGAACTGGTTGAACGCCATATTAAAAAACGGGGGTGTGGTGAGTTTACCTTGCCCGGTCTGTTAAAAATCGTGACCAAGAAAAAACCGGCGCAAAAAGCCAAAAAAGGTGTGCCAAACCCTTTCAAACCTGGCGAATTAATGGATGTGCCAGCCAAGCCCGCTTCTATTCAGGTGAAGGTAAGGCCGTTGAAGAAGCTGAAGGAGTTTGCAGCATCGTAG
- a CDS encoding cold-shock protein, whose protein sequence is MKHLKIAHLLTGLLAFFFVIAIMTNLYQPSTAAANPTNPVVALLLMAASLNLMTGAYLSRRTGFQRWLQIAGSVLLFSALCAAVGFAYNNTLMISGVTLDQMTLFSVSTGTLFHVIANLPGSSGSAAEPLDDSGRETGSVKWFNITKGFGFITRDMGEDVFVHYRAIRGEGHRTLSEGQRVEFIVVERDKGLQAEDVIAAPKGR, encoded by the coding sequence TTGAAACATTTAAAAATAGCTCATCTTTTAACCGGCCTGTTGGCATTTTTTTTCGTCATTGCCATCATGACCAACCTCTACCAGCCATCAACAGCCGCTGCCAACCCAACCAACCCGGTGGTTGCACTATTACTGATGGCCGCCTCATTAAATTTAATGACAGGAGCCTACCTGAGCAGACGCACTGGCTTCCAACGGTGGTTGCAGATAGCCGGTTCCGTCCTGCTGTTTTCAGCGCTCTGCGCAGCGGTGGGTTTCGCCTATAACAACACCCTGATGATCTCTGGCGTGACTCTCGACCAGATGACGCTGTTTTCAGTCAGCACCGGCACCCTGTTTCATGTTATCGCCAACCTGCCCGGCAGCTCCGGCTCAGCGGCGGAACCGCTTGATGACTCCGGACGGGAAACCGGCTCGGTCAAATGGTTCAATATCACCAAAGGGTTTGGCTTTATTACCCGTGATATGGGTGAAGATGTCTTTGTCCATTACCGTGCCATACGTGGTGAAGGACACCGAACCCTGAGTGAAGGACAGCGGGTTGAGTTTATTGTGGTTGAAAGGGACAAAGGCCTTCAGGCGGAAGATGTGATTGCCGCACCGAAAGGAAGATAG
- a CDS encoding TlpA family protein disulfide reductase — translation MRITKTLEYFLVFVLLGALVACSKPVTFADLNGNPVAIASENGQWLALNFWAEWCDPCREEIPELNKLANDGQVRVLGVDFDNSQGEALIKKAKALDIRFPVLRESPLTVLNEPPPQVLPATYIISPEGKVVTKLFGPQTRKSLEEQIHKLSKHQLQETSSNG, via the coding sequence AACAAAAACATTGGAATACTTTCTGGTGTTTGTACTGTTGGGGGCTCTTGTGGCCTGTAGCAAGCCAGTGACTTTTGCGGATTTAAACGGCAACCCTGTTGCCATTGCCAGCGAAAATGGTCAATGGCTCGCGTTGAATTTCTGGGCAGAATGGTGTGACCCTTGCCGGGAAGAGATTCCGGAGCTGAATAAGCTGGCCAATGACGGTCAGGTCAGGGTGCTGGGCGTTGATTTTGACAACAGTCAGGGGGAGGCGTTAATCAAGAAGGCAAAAGCCCTGGATATCCGTTTTCCGGTGCTTCGGGAGTCGCCACTGACGGTGTTGAACGAGCCTCCTCCCCAGGTGTTGCCCGCCACATATATTATTTCGCCGGAAGGTAAAGTGGTGACCAAATTGTTTGGACCACAGACCAGGAAAAGCCTTGAAGAGCAGATTCACAAGTTAAGTAAACACCAATTACAGGAAACCTCGTCCAATGGCTGA
- the aspS gene encoding aspartate--tRNA ligase translates to MRSHYCGELNLSHDGQEVTLCGWVHRRRDHGGVIFLDLRDREGLAQVVVDPDTEKAFALADKVRSEYVLKITGIVRPRPEGTVNSNMSTGEIEVLGKQVEILNQAQTPPFQIEGYTDVGEDVRLRNRVVDLRRPEMQEKLIIRSKATAVVRRFMEEHGFLDIETPMLTRATPEGARDYLVPSRVHPGHFYALPQSPQLFKQMLMVSGFDRYYQIVKCFRDEDLRADRQPEFTQIDIETSFLDEAQIMGITESLIKKLFMEVKSVDLDAEFPRMTYAEAMSRYGSDKPDLRIPLELVDVADLMADVDFKVFKGPAEDPKGRVAALKVTGGAELSRKQIDDYTKFVSIYGAKGLAWIKVNELEKGVEGLQSPIIKFLGDDVTMSIMSRIGAANGDIVFFGADKETIVNEALGALRCKVGEDLNLYTCDWAPLWVIDFPMFEETDNGSLTALHHPFTAPTCSPQELEANPSQALSRAYDMVLNGYEVGGGSVRIHRQEMQQAVFRVLDIQEEEQREKFGFLLDALKYGAPPHGGLAFGLDRLVMLLCGTTNIREVIAFPKTQSASCLLTQAPGEVESQQLRDLNLRIRRDPATATSH, encoded by the coding sequence ATGCGCAGCCATTATTGCGGCGAACTGAATCTTTCCCATGATGGGCAGGAAGTCACCCTCTGCGGTTGGGTACATCGCCGTCGTGATCACGGTGGCGTGATTTTCCTGGACCTGCGTGACCGTGAAGGCCTGGCTCAGGTGGTGGTCGACCCTGATACTGAAAAAGCGTTTGCACTGGCTGACAAGGTACGTAGCGAATATGTCCTGAAAATCACCGGTATTGTTCGTCCCCGTCCGGAAGGCACTGTGAACAGCAATATGTCTACCGGTGAGATTGAGGTGCTGGGTAAGCAGGTGGAAATCCTTAACCAGGCCCAGACTCCGCCTTTCCAGATCGAAGGTTATACCGACGTGGGTGAAGATGTGCGCCTGCGTAACCGGGTCGTTGATCTGCGTCGTCCTGAAATGCAGGAAAAGCTGATTATTCGCAGCAAAGCCACCGCTGTAGTGCGTCGCTTTATGGAAGAGCACGGCTTTCTGGATATCGAAACACCGATGCTGACCCGTGCAACTCCCGAGGGTGCCCGGGACTACCTGGTGCCCAGCCGTGTGCATCCGGGGCACTTCTACGCACTTCCCCAGTCTCCTCAGTTGTTCAAGCAGATGCTGATGGTGTCTGGCTTTGATCGCTACTACCAGATCGTCAAGTGTTTCCGTGATGAAGATCTGCGTGCTGACCGTCAGCCTGAATTTACCCAGATCGATATTGAGACATCCTTCCTGGATGAAGCTCAGATCATGGGCATTACCGAGTCCCTGATCAAAAAACTGTTCATGGAAGTGAAGAGCGTGGATCTCGATGCCGAATTCCCACGCATGACCTATGCCGAAGCCATGAGCCGTTATGGTTCTGACAAGCCAGACCTGCGTATTCCCCTGGAGCTGGTGGATGTGGCAGACCTGATGGCCGACGTTGACTTCAAGGTATTTAAAGGCCCGGCAGAAGATCCTAAAGGCCGTGTTGCCGCACTGAAAGTGACCGGCGGTGCCGAGTTGAGCCGTAAGCAGATTGACGACTACACGAAGTTTGTCAGCATCTACGGTGCCAAAGGTCTGGCCTGGATCAAGGTGAATGAGCTGGAGAAAGGGGTTGAAGGCCTTCAGTCGCCAATCATCAAGTTCCTGGGTGATGATGTCACCATGAGCATCATGTCCCGTATTGGCGCTGCCAATGGCGACATCGTCTTCTTTGGTGCAGATAAAGAAACAATTGTGAATGAGGCGCTGGGTGCTTTGCGCTGCAAGGTGGGTGAAGATCTGAATCTTTATACCTGCGACTGGGCACCGTTGTGGGTTATTGACTTCCCGATGTTTGAAGAGACCGATAATGGTTCCCTGACTGCGCTGCACCATCCGTTCACAGCACCAACCTGTTCTCCCCAAGAGCTGGAAGCTAATCCGTCTCAGGCACTGTCCCGTGCTTATGATATGGTTCTGAATGGCTATGAAGTGGGTGGTGGTTCCGTCCGTATTCATCGTCAGGAAATGCAGCAGGCGGTATTCCGTGTGCTGGACATCCAGGAAGAAGAGCAGCGTGAGAAGTTTGGCTTCCTGCTGGACGCCCTGAAGTACGGTGCGCCTCCTCACGGTGGTCTGGCGTTCGGCCTGGATCGTCTGGTGATGCTGCTGTGTGGTACCACTAACATTCGTGAAGTGATTGCCTTCCCGAAAACCCAGTCAGCTTCCTGTTTGCTGACCCAGGCTCCGGGTGAAGTGGAAAGTCAGCAGCTCCGTGATCTGAATCTGCGCATTCGTCGCGATCCGGCAACTGCAACCAGTCACTGA
- a CDS encoding acylphosphatase, whose protein sequence is MADVCKRAFVEGRVQGVWFRGSTQERARRLGIGGWARNLPDGRVEVLMCGSEEAVARLEEWLHKGPPLARVVNIAITEESLQAFDSFTTG, encoded by the coding sequence ATGGCTGATGTATGCAAAAGAGCCTTTGTTGAAGGCAGGGTACAGGGTGTCTGGTTTCGAGGTTCAACCCAGGAGCGAGCCCGTCGCCTGGGCATTGGTGGCTGGGCAAGAAATCTGCCGGATGGACGGGTTGAAGTGTTAATGTGTGGCTCAGAAGAAGCCGTTGCCAGGCTGGAAGAGTGGCTTCATAAAGGACCACCTCTGGCCAGGGTGGTTAATATTGCCATTACCGAAGAGTCGCTGCAGGCGTTTGACTCGTTTACCACGGGTTAA
- a CDS encoding lytic transglycosylase domain-containing protein has translation MAVLVMALVMPAASQAEWHDPILQEVLSRSLDQPSSFDDQFDAEVWLVDMSARLARFIKDPDLRLEVLRMIHFEASKVDLQPELVLALIQTESAFDQYAVSSAGALGLMQIMPFWKNVIGRDKDNLITIQTNLRYGCTILSYYLKKENGNLTRALARYNGSLGKTWYPERVLTNWERHWVVN, from the coding sequence GTGGCCGTTCTTGTCATGGCTCTTGTTATGCCAGCAGCCAGTCAGGCGGAATGGCACGACCCGATTTTACAGGAAGTGCTGTCACGCTCACTGGATCAACCCAGCAGCTTTGACGATCAGTTTGACGCCGAGGTCTGGCTGGTTGATATGTCTGCCCGTCTGGCCCGGTTTATTAAAGACCCGGACCTTCGGCTTGAGGTGCTCAGGATGATTCACTTCGAAGCATCCAAGGTAGATTTACAACCGGAGCTGGTGCTGGCACTGATTCAGACAGAATCTGCCTTTGACCAGTATGCGGTGTCTTCGGCTGGTGCCCTGGGTTTAATGCAGATTATGCCGTTCTGGAAAAATGTTATTGGCCGGGATAAGGACAACCTCATCACTATCCAGACCAACCTGCGCTATGGCTGCACCATTCTCAGTTATTACCTTAAGAAAGAAAATGGCAATCTGACCAGGGCTCTGGCCCGATATAATGGCAGCCTGGGCAAAACCTGGTATCCGGAGCGCGTACTGACCAACTGGGAACGTCACTGGGTTGTGAATTAA
- a CDS encoding tetratricopeptide repeat protein encodes MDNKADQPSSASLWLAYLAKGGSMKELRNLDQCQLDAMYRLAFAQFNSGHFTDALKVFRHLCLLDHTSYSYFLGLGLSQYELSLFAEAAATLAHGEKLDQKDPRASLMMAKCFIEIKRWSLAQKALSEAVTRASQSARWKDELQQAKKLTSFVRGKLQ; translated from the coding sequence ATGGATAATAAGGCTGATCAGCCGTCCTCAGCGTCACTTTGGCTCGCTTATCTGGCTAAAGGTGGCTCCATGAAAGAACTTCGTAATTTGGATCAATGTCAGCTTGATGCTATGTACAGGTTGGCTTTTGCCCAATTTAATTCCGGCCATTTTACCGATGCTTTAAAGGTCTTTCGACATCTTTGTCTGCTTGATCATACCAGCTATTCCTATTTTCTTGGCCTGGGCTTGTCTCAGTATGAGCTTTCCCTGTTTGCCGAGGCAGCGGCAACGCTGGCTCATGGGGAAAAGCTTGATCAGAAGGACCCAAGAGCTTCACTGATGATGGCTAAATGCTTTATTGAGATCAAACGCTGGTCTCTGGCTCAGAAAGCTTTATCTGAGGCGGTGACAAGAGCGAGCCAGTCCGCCCGTTGGAAGGATGAGCTTCAGCAGGCGAAAAAATTGACCAGTTTTGTTCGTGGCAAATTGCAGTGA
- a CDS encoding OprD family outer membrane porin, with protein MKTLAKSALGVAVATAVAATSVQASEAVTMDPSLTFTYKNYYWKEKAKDNNGYERNEWAHGLVADFDSGYVNDLVGAVVTAGYAGPLKVKEGLNYSASNVSGSYIDANGDDIADTLTDSHSISGFQQAYLKARHTFSGVELVGTVGVKKRSTETYSDSGSRILAASSTGYDLSVGFEGANVYFTEITGFSDRNDSSFSNDLYVVDDKGTDGESDDVKVPVKNIRIFGANYSYEGLGLTAEYGKSKDLIKQSFLKAEYSFELDEMSSVDLDARYGKVKSDVSGDDYQSKYYNLNATYNYGNAYVGLGYNKTKDGNFNPNYVAGNNDTFNSSLDQWEKYAKEGEKAYVVSGGFNFADQGLEGLSWDLWYAKGDDADNIANFKRREYGSFASYAFDGSLEGLSLAWLYVNYRANGTDAGGNVPGDLYDEDVNRLYLTYSVAAF; from the coding sequence ATGAAAACCCTCGCTAAAAGCGCACTGGGTGTAGCCGTTGCTACAGCTGTCGCCGCTACCTCTGTTCAGGCTTCTGAAGCTGTGACTATGGATCCGAGTCTGACGTTTACTTATAAGAACTACTACTGGAAAGAAAAAGCCAAAGATAACAATGGCTATGAGCGTAATGAATGGGCGCATGGTTTGGTAGCTGACTTTGACAGTGGTTATGTTAATGATCTTGTCGGTGCGGTTGTTACTGCTGGTTATGCAGGGCCTTTGAAAGTGAAAGAAGGTCTGAATTACTCTGCGTCGAATGTATCTGGTTCATACATTGATGCTAATGGTGATGATATTGCTGATACCTTAACTGATTCCCATTCTATCTCTGGCTTTCAACAGGCTTATTTGAAAGCAAGGCATACTTTTAGTGGAGTAGAATTGGTCGGCACTGTAGGTGTCAAGAAGCGTAGTACTGAAACATACTCAGATTCTGGTTCTCGAATCCTTGCAGCTAGTTCTACTGGTTACGATCTTTCCGTAGGTTTTGAAGGTGCAAATGTTTACTTTACTGAAATTACAGGTTTCAGTGATCGTAATGACTCATCCTTCAGTAATGATCTTTACGTAGTAGATGATAAAGGCACAGATGGTGAGTCTGATGACGTCAAGGTCCCTGTCAAAAACATCCGTATTTTTGGGGCTAATTATTCGTACGAAGGTTTAGGGTTGACTGCGGAGTATGGCAAGTCGAAAGATTTAATTAAGCAGAGCTTTCTGAAAGCGGAGTATAGCTTTGAGTTAGATGAGATGAGCTCTGTTGATCTTGATGCACGCTACGGTAAAGTGAAAAGTGATGTCTCTGGTGATGACTACCAATCGAAGTACTATAACCTTAATGCAACTTACAATTATGGCAATGCGTATGTTGGTTTAGGCTATAACAAAACCAAAGATGGTAACTTTAATCCTAATTATGTAGCTGGTAACAATGATACCTTCAACTCTAGTCTTGACCAGTGGGAGAAGTATGCTAAGGAAGGGGAAAAGGCTTACGTTGTATCTGGTGGTTTTAACTTTGCAGATCAAGGATTGGAAGGTCTGAGTTGGGATTTATGGTATGCCAAGGGGGACGATGCTGATAACATCGCCAACTTTAAGCGTCGGGAATATGGTAGCTTCGCTTCTTACGCATTTGATGGATCCTTGGAAGGTTTGTCTCTTGCTTGGCTGTACGTAAATTACAGAGCAAATGGTACTGATGCAGGTGGAAATGTTCCGGGCGATTTGTACGATGAAGACGTTAACCGTCTGTACCTGACTTACTCTGTTGCTGCATTCTAA
- a CDS encoding YebC/PmpR family DNA-binding transcriptional regulator, with product MAGHSKWANIKHRKAAQDAKRGKVFTKIIRELTVAAKQGGGNVEDNPKLRAIVDKALAANMTRDTINRAIARGAGGEDDSNMEEVTYEGYGAGGIAVLVECLTDNRNRTVAEVRHAFSKHGGNLGTDGSVAYLFERKGQIFFEEGVDEEQLMDAALEAGAEDVVTNDDGSVEVLTEWTEFMAVKDALEAAGLTPAGGEVAMIASTQTELDLAGAEKIMKLIDRLEDLDDVQNVYTNADISAEIMEQLG from the coding sequence ATGGCAGGTCATAGTAAATGGGCCAACATCAAACACCGTAAGGCTGCGCAGGACGCCAAGCGGGGCAAGGTCTTTACCAAAATCATCCGGGAACTGACCGTTGCCGCCAAGCAGGGCGGCGGAAATGTTGAGGATAACCCGAAGCTGCGAGCGATCGTTGATAAAGCCCTGGCTGCCAATATGACCCGGGATACCATTAACCGCGCGATTGCCCGTGGTGCCGGTGGTGAAGATGATTCCAATATGGAAGAAGTCACCTATGAAGGGTACGGGGCTGGTGGCATCGCGGTGCTGGTTGAGTGTCTGACGGATAACCGCAACCGGACGGTGGCTGAAGTTCGTCATGCTTTTTCCAAGCATGGTGGCAATCTCGGAACCGATGGTTCCGTTGCTTATCTGTTCGAGCGCAAAGGCCAGATTTTCTTTGAAGAAGGTGTTGATGAAGAACAGCTGATGGACGCAGCTCTGGAAGCCGGTGCTGAAGACGTCGTCACTAATGATGATGGCTCAGTAGAAGTGCTGACCGAGTGGACTGAGTTTATGGCCGTCAAGGACGCTCTGGAAGCGGCCGGGCTCACTCCTGCCGGTGGTGAAGTCGCCATGATCGCTTCTACCCAGACAGAGCTTGATCTGGCCGGTGCCGAGAAAATCATGAAACTGATTGATCGTCTGGAAGATCTGGATGATGTTCAGAATGTCTATACCAATGCTGACATTTCTGCAGAAATCATGGAGCAACTGGGCTGA
- a CDS encoding proline--tRNA ligase, whose amino-acid sequence MRTSQYLIPTLKETPADAVVISHQLMLRAGMIRKLASGLYTWLPLGLRVLQKVENIVREEMNRSGALETLMPAVQPAELWQETGRWDQFGAELLRFQDRHGRDFVIGPTHEEVITDIARNELNSYKQLPINLYQIQTKFRDERRPRFGLMRGREFLMKDAYSFHATEACLQAEYQNMHATYCRIFDRLGLEYRAVQADSGAIGGSGSQEFHVLAESGEDAIVFSDQSDYAANIEKAEAIAPAGNRPAPSAAMTLVDTPDARTIDQLVEQFNLPVEKTIKTLIVAAAEDADSEFIALLIRGDHELNEVKAENLADVAAPLRFATEEEVKNIMGAGPGSLGPVNCPMPVIVDRTVAKMADFGAGANIEGKHYFGINWERDCTFSRVEDLRNIQEGDPSPCGKGQLFIKRGIEVGHIFQLGTKYSESMNARVLSENGKSIPLAMGCYGIGVSRTAAAAIEQNYDDRGIIWPEAIAPFQIALVPLKIEKSEAVREAAEKLYQELTTAGFEVLMDDRKASPGVKFADMELIGIPHRVVLSDRGLADGMVEYKHRTANNKEDIQLSEIIELLKKRTNR is encoded by the coding sequence ATGAGAACCAGTCAGTATCTGATTCCAACCCTTAAGGAGACGCCTGCCGATGCCGTGGTCATCAGCCACCAGCTGATGTTGCGTGCCGGTATGATCCGCAAACTGGCATCCGGCCTCTATACCTGGCTGCCTCTGGGTCTCAGGGTCCTGCAAAAAGTAGAAAACATTGTCCGTGAAGAGATGAACCGCTCTGGCGCACTGGAAACCCTGATGCCTGCAGTACAACCGGCGGAACTGTGGCAGGAAACCGGTCGCTGGGATCAATTTGGCGCTGAACTGCTGCGCTTTCAGGATCGCCACGGTCGTGATTTTGTGATTGGCCCAACCCATGAAGAAGTCATTACCGATATTGCCCGTAACGAGTTGAACAGCTACAAGCAGCTGCCAATCAACCTGTACCAGATCCAAACCAAATTCCGTGACGAGCGTCGCCCACGTTTTGGCCTGATGCGTGGCCGCGAATTCCTGATGAAAGACGCCTATTCATTCCATGCCACTGAAGCGTGTCTGCAAGCTGAGTATCAGAATATGCACGCGACCTACTGCCGTATCTTTGACCGTCTGGGTCTTGAATACCGTGCAGTGCAGGCTGACAGTGGCGCCATTGGCGGCAGTGGTTCCCAGGAGTTCCATGTACTGGCCGAGTCCGGTGAAGATGCCATCGTATTCAGTGACCAGAGCGACTACGCAGCCAACATTGAGAAAGCAGAAGCCATTGCCCCTGCTGGTAACCGCCCTGCCCCCTCTGCAGCGATGACACTGGTGGACACTCCGGATGCCCGGACCATCGATCAACTGGTAGAACAGTTCAACCTGCCTGTTGAAAAAACCATCAAGACCCTGATTGTTGCGGCTGCAGAGGACGCTGACAGCGAGTTCATTGCCCTGCTGATCCGTGGCGATCACGAGCTTAACGAAGTCAAGGCGGAAAACCTTGCGGATGTGGCCGCTCCCCTGCGCTTTGCCACCGAAGAAGAAGTTAAAAACATCATGGGTGCCGGCCCTGGTTCACTTGGTCCGGTTAACTGCCCAATGCCGGTGATTGTTGATCGAACCGTAGCAAAAATGGCCGACTTTGGTGCCGGTGCCAATATCGAAGGCAAACACTACTTCGGCATCAACTGGGAGCGTGACTGCACCTTCAGCCGCGTTGAAGATCTGCGCAATATTCAGGAAGGTGACCCAAGCCCTTGTGGTAAAGGGCAGCTGTTTATCAAGCGTGGTATCGAAGTGGGCCATATTTTCCAGCTGGGTACCAAATACAGCGAATCCATGAACGCCAGGGTTCTCAGTGAAAATGGCAAGAGCATTCCGCTGGCCATGGGCTGCTATGGCATCGGCGTTTCCAGAACCGCCGCTGCCGCCATTGAGCAGAACTACGATGACCGTGGCATTATCTGGCCGGAAGCCATCGCGCCTTTCCAGATCGCCCTGGTACCTCTGAAGATCGAAAAATCCGAAGCAGTCCGTGAAGCGGCCGAAAAACTCTACCAGGAACTGACCACAGCAGGCTTTGAAGTGCTGATGGACGACAGAAAAGCCAGCCCCGGAGTTAAGTTTGCCGATATGGAGCTTATCGGTATTCCGCACCGCGTGGTTCTCAGCGACCGTGGCCTGGCCGATGGCATGGTGGAATACAAGCACCGCACTGCAAACAATAAAGAAGATATTCAGCTCAGTGAAATTATCGAACTGCTTAAAAAACGCACAAATCGCTAA